Proteins co-encoded in one Verrucomicrobiia bacterium genomic window:
- a CDS encoding GspE/PulE family protein, which yields MSETQTATSDLQALLDRMVEARQLSSTDASTLARQNRSGADSPAQSEDEILRWLAKEYAVEYTTLDDIEPDRELLSLFPARVLLKEEILPLKRVNGTVEVATSRLFATQGLDTLKTLTGLKVKPVLAPSESIQREMKKHLGVGADTIGTLEEDAPLQVVDENREDGNLDDAAEDASIIRFVNQVLSDAVELRASDIHLEPFEDEFRIRYRIDGVLQEVPVPGQLKRFQPAIVSRIKILSHLNIAEKRLPQDGRIKIRLTNNEVDIRVSVIPMLHGEAVVLRLLRQNSKNTDLGMGQLGMDARELASFKRVIQLPHGIILVTGPTGSGKTTTLYIALSAINDSETKIITIEDPIEYQLKGVNQIQVNEKSGLTFAKGLRSILRHDPDVVLIGEIRDTETAQIAVQASLTGHLVFSTLHTNDAPGAVTRLVDMKVEPYLVASSLEAVLAQRLVRVLCPLCKVEDTSKTTAAIKEHLGFPRDLKVFRAVGCRECRNTGFHGRHGIFEWMDMNTEIQEKILKNCSSHEIREAALRNGLRSLSDDGWRLVRQGITTPEEVMRATKDQTFGATAKEEIKAAAEEPKAA from the coding sequence CGGTCGAATACACCACGCTCGATGACATCGAGCCCGACCGCGAATTGCTTTCGCTCTTTCCCGCGCGCGTGTTGTTGAAGGAGGAAATCCTCCCGCTCAAGCGCGTCAACGGCACGGTGGAAGTCGCCACCAGCCGCCTTTTCGCCACGCAAGGCCTCGACACGCTCAAGACGCTGACCGGTCTCAAGGTCAAGCCCGTGCTCGCCCCGAGCGAATCCATCCAGCGCGAGATGAAGAAGCATCTCGGCGTCGGCGCGGATACCATCGGCACGCTGGAGGAAGATGCCCCGCTGCAAGTGGTGGATGAAAATCGCGAGGACGGCAATCTGGATGATGCCGCTGAAGACGCCTCGATCATCCGCTTCGTGAACCAGGTTTTGTCTGATGCCGTCGAGCTTCGCGCGTCGGATATTCACCTTGAGCCTTTTGAAGATGAATTTCGCATTCGTTATCGTATTGACGGTGTTTTGCAGGAAGTCCCGGTGCCCGGACAACTCAAGCGTTTCCAGCCGGCCATCGTTTCGCGCATCAAGATTCTCAGTCATTTGAACATCGCGGAAAAGCGGTTGCCGCAGGACGGCCGCATCAAGATTCGCCTCACGAACAATGAAGTGGACATCCGCGTGTCCGTCATTCCGATGCTTCACGGCGAAGCGGTCGTGCTGCGTTTGCTGCGCCAGAATTCCAAGAACACCGACCTCGGCATGGGCCAGCTCGGCATGGATGCCCGCGAACTCGCCAGCTTCAAGCGCGTCATCCAACTGCCGCACGGAATTATTTTGGTCACTGGCCCGACCGGCAGCGGCAAAACCACCACGCTTTACATCGCGCTCAGCGCCATCAACGACAGCGAGACCAAGATCATCACGATTGAAGACCCGATTGAGTATCAGCTTAAAGGCGTCAATCAAATCCAGGTCAACGAAAAGTCCGGGCTGACGTTCGCCAAGGGTTTGCGCTCCATTTTGCGCCATGACCCCGACGTCGTGCTCATCGGGGAAATTCGCGATACCGAAACCGCCCAGATCGCCGTGCAAGCCTCGCTCACCGGCCATTTGGTTTTCTCCACGCTGCACACCAACGACGCTCCCGGCGCGGTAACACGTCTGGTTGACATGAAAGTTGAGCCGTATCTCGTCGCCTCCTCGCTGGAAGCCGTCCTCGCACAACGTCTCGTGCGCGTCCTTTGCCCGTTGTGCAAAGTCGAAGACACCTCCAAGACCACCGCCGCGATCAAGGAACATCTCGGCTTTCCGCGCGACTTGAAAGTATTCCGCGCCGTCGGCTGCCGCGAATGCCGCAACACCGGTTTCCACGGACGCCACGGCATCTTCGAGTGGATGGACATGAACACGGAAATCCAGGAAAAGATTTTGAAAAATTGTTCGAGCCACGAAATTCGCGAAGCCGCCTTGCGCAACGGTTTGCGCTCACTCAGCGACGACGGCTGGCGGCTCGTGCGCCAGGGCATTACCACGCCCGAGGAAGTCATGCGCGCCACCAAGGACCAGACTTTCGGCGCGACCGCGAAGGAAGAGATCAAGGCCGCCGCTGAAGAACCGAAAGCCGCGTAG
- a CDS encoding type II secretion system F family protein, which translates to MAVFQYKALQTDGKTAVGELEAGGRQEAFRQMEERGLKPISLSEKSGGAVAKPARNGLAAPAAAPAPSAASKPLFQSRKVSPRMLENFTRLLSSLLAAGVPLSRALVILCKEAASPAAAEQWKQVHSSVIDGVSLADSMAQSPDTFPRVYVAMVEAGETGGFLDLVLAQIADFQAREKDLRGKVTTAMIYPVILLCMTFAVLIFLMVFFIPRFQTIFVSFGAQLPLLTRGIIAVSRVMIHYGVWMAAAVAIGVFLIRGWIVSEKGRRSWEGIVLRSPIVGPLMAQFAMARFCRMLGTLLGAGVPLVQSLNVARKSIGNQILVDAVSNAIDRVKEGGQLGKSLAECSNLFSSSVVEMIAVAEESGRLDQELVRIALVTESDLDRNLKTAVSIAEPLILFFMATVIGTIFIGMLVPIFTLSSHIK; encoded by the coding sequence ATGGCTGTATTCCAATATAAAGCCCTGCAAACCGACGGCAAAACCGCCGTGGGTGAACTCGAAGCCGGCGGACGCCAGGAAGCCTTCCGCCAGATGGAAGAGCGCGGCCTCAAGCCCATCAGCCTCTCGGAAAAATCCGGTGGCGCCGTCGCCAAACCCGCGCGCAACGGCCTCGCCGCTCCGGCCGCGGCGCCCGCGCCTTCGGCCGCATCCAAGCCGCTGTTCCAATCGCGCAAAGTCTCGCCGCGCATGCTGGAAAATTTCACCCGCCTGCTCTCAAGCTTGCTCGCCGCCGGCGTTCCGCTAAGCCGCGCGCTGGTGATTCTTTGCAAGGAAGCCGCGTCGCCTGCCGCCGCTGAACAATGGAAGCAAGTCCACAGCTCCGTGATTGACGGCGTGTCGCTGGCGGATTCCATGGCCCAATCGCCGGACACTTTTCCTCGTGTGTATGTCGCGATGGTTGAAGCGGGCGAAACCGGCGGTTTCCTCGATCTCGTGCTCGCGCAGATCGCGGATTTTCAGGCGCGCGAAAAAGACCTGCGCGGCAAAGTCACCACCGCCATGATTTATCCGGTGATTCTGCTGTGCATGACCTTCGCCGTGCTGATTTTCCTGATGGTGTTTTTTATTCCGCGCTTTCAAACCATCTTCGTCAGTTTCGGCGCGCAACTTCCGCTGCTCACGCGTGGCATCATCGCCGTCAGCCGCGTGATGATTCATTATGGTGTATGGATGGCGGCGGCTGTGGCGATCGGGGTTTTCCTGATTCGCGGCTGGATCGTATCTGAGAAAGGGCGGCGTTCATGGGAAGGCATTGTGTTGCGTTCGCCGATTGTCGGCCCGTTGATGGCGCAATTCGCCATGGCGCGTTTCTGCCGCATGTTGGGGACGTTGCTCGGCGCGGGCGTGCCGCTCGTGCAATCGCTCAACGTCGCGCGCAAATCCATCGGCAACCAAATCCTCGTGGATGCCGTGTCCAACGCGATTGACCGCGTCAAGGAAGGCGGGCAACTCGGCAAAAGTCTCGCCGAGTGCAGCAATCTATTCAGCAGTTCCGTCGTTGAGATGATCGCGGTTGCGGAGGAAAGCGGACGCCTCGATCAGGAACTGGTGCGTATCGCGCTGGTGACAGAAAGCGACCTCGACCGCAATTTGAAGACCGCCGTTTCCATCGCTGAGCCATTGATTTTGTTTTTCATGGCCACCGTCATCGGAACCATTTTCATCGGCATGCTGGTGCCGATCTTTACCTTGTCGTCTCATATTAAATAA
- the gspG gene encoding type II secretion system major pseudopilin GspG, with protein sequence MKINRSNYRSYTGARSAFTLIELLLVLVILGILAAIVVPRFGGVSANAQKKAAATQISTLATSLDMFEVDNGHYPKSLNDLMVQPRDSQNWHQYMESIPVDPWQHPYVYVAPGKHRPNSYDLSSMGPDGRPGGDDDIVNWQTK encoded by the coding sequence ATGAAAATAAATCGCAGCAACTATCGTAGCTATACTGGCGCGCGCTCCGCATTTACCCTGATCGAACTTTTGTTGGTGCTGGTCATCCTGGGCATCCTTGCGGCCATCGTCGTGCCGAGATTCGGCGGCGTCAGCGCCAACGCGCAGAAGAAAGCGGCGGCCACGCAGATCAGCACGCTCGCTACTTCGCTGGATATGTTCGAGGTGGACAACGGCCATTATCCCAAGTCGCTGAACGACCTTATGGTGCAGCCGCGCGATTCCCAAAACTGGCATCAATATATGGAGTCCATCCCCGTTGATCCCTGGCAGCATCCTTACGTTTATGTGGCTCCGGGCAAGCACCGCCCGAATTCCTATGACCTGTCGTCCATGGGGCCGGATGGAAGACCGGGAGGCGATGATGACATCGTTAACTGGCAAACGAAATAA
- a CDS encoding type II secretion system protein GspG, giving the protein MKAAKTQMKTFGAVLEMYRHDTGQFPNGLVDLMVRPAAATNWTQYMEAIPIDPWGHPYIYIFPGEKDSNTFGLSSAGPDGRLGTKDDIVYQP; this is encoded by the coding sequence ATGAAGGCCGCGAAAACCCAAATGAAAACTTTCGGAGCCGTATTGGAAATGTATCGCCACGATACCGGGCAGTTTCCGAATGGCCTCGTGGATTTGATGGTGCGCCCGGCGGCAGCGACAAATTGGACACAATATATGGAAGCCATTCCGATTGATCCCTGGGGACATCCATATATCTATATTTTTCCCGGCGAAAAGGATTCCAACACGTTTGGCCTTTCGTCAGCCGGGCCGGACGGACGTTTAGGAACCAAAGATGATATTGTTTATCAACCATGA
- a CDS encoding prepilin-type N-terminal cleavage/methylation domain-containing protein has product MILFINHEQHSGPRHRRAFTLIELMLVMVLLTIVISLVVPQLETFFAGRTLNSEVQQFVALTHYGQSRAASEGVPMLLWVDPGAGQYGLEQEPGYNDTDPKSVEYSVGEGVKIGIPKNGIKAVKRGKMQGIHFSPDGNVVKDTSLASVFFQEGKHAPVIIGQTANGLSYEVQN; this is encoded by the coding sequence ATGATATTGTTTATCAACCATGAACAGCACAGCGGGCCACGCCATCGCCGCGCATTCACGCTCATTGAGTTGATGCTGGTGATGGTGTTGCTGACGATTGTGATTTCATTGGTGGTTCCGCAGTTGGAAACATTTTTTGCCGGTCGCACGCTGAATTCGGAAGTGCAGCAGTTTGTGGCGTTGACACATTACGGGCAGAGTCGGGCGGCGTCCGAAGGCGTGCCGATGTTGCTGTGGGTGGACCCCGGCGCGGGCCAGTATGGTTTGGAACAGGAACCGGGTTACAACGATACCGACCCGAAGTCCGTGGAATACAGCGTGGGTGAAGGCGTGAAAATCGGCATCCCCAAGAACGGCATAAAAGCGGTCAAGCGCGGCAAGATGCAGGGCATCCATTTTTCGCCGGATGGAAATGTGGTGAAAGACACGAGCCTCGCGAGTGTGTTTTTTCAGGAAGGCAAGCATGCGCCGGTGATCATCGGTCAGACGGCGAACGGGTTGAGTTATGAAGTGCAAAACTAA
- a CDS encoding prepilin-type N-terminal cleavage/methylation domain-containing protein, protein MKCKTKIRNRLACPQKCAATRVPYFGYTLIELIVCLALMAAVIPIIVQGLHTAALAGEVSERKALAARIADRVLNETIVNGQTITATSGSEQQGPFQFHWTVKNEPWTQAGGLAANENANGVNQGVVNENLIHQLSVDVVYTAQGKNFSVHLSTLINTSQP, encoded by the coding sequence ATGAAGTGCAAAACTAAAATACGAAACAGACTGGCGTGCCCGCAGAAATGCGCGGCGACGCGCGTGCCGTATTTTGGCTACACGCTGATCGAATTGATCGTCTGCCTCGCATTGATGGCGGCGGTGATTCCGATCATCGTCCAGGGCTTGCACACAGCCGCGCTCGCGGGTGAAGTTTCCGAACGCAAGGCCCTCGCGGCGCGCATCGCCGACCGCGTGTTGAACGAAACCATCGTCAACGGCCAGACAATCACCGCGACCAGCGGTTCCGAGCAGCAAGGCCCATTTCAATTTCATTGGACGGTGAAAAACGAACCGTGGACGCAAGCGGGCGGACTCGCGGCGAATGAAAATGCCAACGGCGTGAATCAGGGCGTCGTGAACGAAAACCTGATTCACCAGCTTTCCGTGGATGTAGTTTACACCGCGCAAGGCAAGAATTTTTCCGTCCACCTCAGCACGCTCATCAACACCTCGCAACCGTGA
- a CDS encoding type II secretion system protein GspJ: MPARASTQYACTEFFSFSAAASGGEGRGEVVPSVPPVVRVRPLRDTIVLLEDKTLLTPCPLLHEGSWRRGSSVSENFTPRDSAASSRSFSRERDAFTLIELLIAVAISAIVLISISTLFFGAMNLRERASESAGRTAPVDRAIAIMKRDLENIVPVGKLAGPMGSDAVGIGMVQPSLLEIFTGSAMITPDVPWGDVQKIDYSLQAPAGRNNLGRDLVRGVTRNLLDPTGTLPPDAQVLLPGVQTLQFSFYDGTNWNDTWSTTLSNIPIAIRVLISFATTKSDAATKPPVNFVVPIVTWSNTNSITNQISN; this comes from the coding sequence ATGCCGGCGCGCGCATCCACACAATACGCGTGTACAGAATTCTTCTCCTTCTCCGCCGCCGCCAGCGGGGGAGAGGGCCGGGGAGAGGTGGTCCCCTCCGTTCCGCCAGTTGTGAGAGTGCGCCCGTTGAGAGATACCATCGTTTTGTTGGAAGATAAAACCCTCCTCACCCCTTGCCCTCTCCTCCATGAAGGGTCATGGAGGAGAGGGAGTTCAGTTTCGGAAAATTTTACCCCTCGGGACAGTGCTGCATCGTCTCGGAGCTTTTCGCGCGAGCGCGATGCCTTTACCCTGATCGAACTGCTCATCGCCGTGGCCATTTCCGCCATCGTGCTCATTTCCATCAGCACCTTGTTTTTCGGCGCGATGAACTTGCGCGAGCGCGCGAGTGAATCCGCGGGCCGCACGGCGCCGGTGGACCGCGCCATCGCGATCATGAAGCGCGACCTCGAAAATATCGTGCCCGTGGGCAAGCTCGCCGGTCCGATGGGCAGCGACGCCGTCGGCATCGGCATGGTTCAGCCCTCGCTTTTGGAAATTTTTACCGGCAGCGCGATGATCACGCCGGACGTGCCGTGGGGCGACGTCCAAAAAATTGATTATTCACTGCAAGCGCCGGCCGGCCGTAACAACCTCGGTCGCGACCTTGTCCGCGGCGTGACGCGCAATCTCCTCGATCCCACCGGCACGCTGCCGCCCGATGCGCAGGTGCTTCTGCCGGGAGTCCAGACACTGCAATTTTCCTTTTACGACGGCACGAATTGGAACGACACCTGGAGCACCACGCTCTCGAACATCCCCATCGCCATTCGCGTGTTGATCAGTTTCGCCACCACGAAAAGCGATGCGGCCACCAAGCCGCCCGTGAATTTCGTGGTTCCCATCGTCACGTGGTCGAATACCAATTCCATCACGAACCAAATCAGCAACTGA
- a CDS encoding type II secretion system protein GspK yields the protein MNLRPNKAASIAGSEYGSVLIIVLWIIFGLISITLYFAHSMSFELHTADNRVAGMEAEQAIEGARRYITCVLSNVNAIGILPDPATYQNEAVPVGNAHFWLIGRGDDTQTPVTSPHFGLIDESSKINLNSASSNVLFNLPRMTPEVIANILAWRSTNTTTQSGGAESDTYQTLQPPYTAKNAPFETVDELRLVYGMDMDTLYGEDANLNGVLDPNENDGDALPPSDNMNGTLDPGLLEYCTVYSAEPATDSNGATRINVTSAINETTLKNMMITNGIAANRADQIIAASGVANTGTTFTSVLQFYYRSGMSVTEFPKIEGSLRGASLVGLINVNTASEAVLACLPGLTNGEAAQLVQYRQQNTNNISQTPSMVWVTQVLSQQDAVAAGPYLTGHSYQFMADVAALGHEGRGYRRTRFIFDTRQGIPIVLHRQDLSELGWALGKDVRDKWLLGKQKP from the coding sequence ATGAATCTGCGCCCAAATAAAGCTGCCAGCATCGCCGGGTCGGAATACGGCTCGGTGCTGATTATTGTGCTGTGGATCATTTTTGGGCTCATCAGCATCACGCTTTATTTCGCGCACTCCATGAGCTTCGAGTTGCACACGGCGGACAACCGCGTGGCGGGCATGGAAGCCGAGCAAGCCATCGAAGGCGCGCGCCGCTACATCACCTGTGTGCTCTCGAACGTGAACGCCATCGGCATCCTCCCCGATCCCGCGACGTATCAGAACGAAGCCGTGCCCGTCGGCAACGCCCATTTCTGGCTCATCGGCCGCGGTGACGATACCCAGACTCCCGTGACCTCGCCGCACTTCGGGTTGATTGACGAATCCTCGAAGATCAACCTCAACAGCGCTTCGAGCAATGTCCTGTTTAATCTTCCGCGCATGACACCCGAGGTGATCGCGAATATTCTGGCATGGCGCAGCACGAACACCACCACGCAATCCGGCGGTGCGGAGTCCGACACCTATCAAACGCTCCAGCCGCCTTACACCGCGAAGAATGCGCCCTTTGAAACCGTGGATGAGCTTCGCCTGGTTTATGGCATGGACATGGACACTCTCTACGGTGAGGATGCCAACCTGAACGGCGTGCTTGATCCCAATGAAAATGACGGCGACGCCTTGCCACCTTCCGACAATATGAACGGCACGCTCGATCCGGGCTTGCTGGAATATTGCACCGTCTATTCCGCCGAACCCGCGACCGACAGCAATGGCGCGACCCGCATCAATGTCACGAGCGCGATCAATGAGACCACGCTGAAAAACATGATGATTACTAATGGCATCGCTGCCAATCGCGCGGATCAAATCATCGCGGCATCCGGCGTTGCCAATACCGGCACGACTTTCACGAGCGTGTTGCAATTTTATTATCGCAGCGGAATGTCCGTGACGGAATTTCCAAAAATCGAAGGCAGTTTGCGCGGCGCATCGCTCGTCGGCCTGATCAATGTGAACACCGCCAGCGAGGCCGTGCTCGCGTGCCTGCCCGGATTGACCAACGGCGAAGCCGCCCAACTCGTGCAATATCGCCAGCAGAACACGAATAATATCAGCCAGACGCCCTCGATGGTTTGGGTGACGCAAGTGTTGTCGCAGCAGGACGCCGTCGCCGCCGGGCCGTACCTCACCGGGCACAGTTATCAGTTCATGGCGGACGTCGCGGCCCTCGGGCATGAGGGGCGGGGTTACCGCCGCACCCGGTTTATTTTTGACACCCGGCAGGGGATTCCGATTGTCCTGCATCGGCAGGACTTGAGCGAGCTGGGCTGGGCGCTCGGCAAAGACGTGCGGGACAAATGGCTCCTCGGCAAACAGAAACCATGA
- the pilO gene encoding type 4a pilus biogenesis protein PilO, with protein sequence MPLEIKNRQKLLMILAGIAVGLYVGDTVILTPLINSWHARTDRIADLRKQVDDGERMIRRADLVRGRWDEMQTNALPSNVSQAEADMLTALDHWERRAGLTRISIKPQWKQPEDDYMTLECRVDYTGDMSRISRFLYEVENDRMGVKVDNVEISSRDDSGRTLSLGLEVSGLLLNPPPQPQ encoded by the coding sequence ATGCCACTGGAAATTAAAAATCGCCAAAAACTCCTGATGATCCTCGCCGGGATCGCGGTGGGACTTTACGTCGGCGACACGGTCATCCTCACGCCGCTGATCAATAGCTGGCATGCGCGCACCGACCGCATCGCCGATTTGCGCAAGCAGGTGGACGACGGCGAGCGCATGATCCGGCGTGCCGACCTCGTTCGCGGGCGTTGGGATGAAATGCAAACGAACGCGCTGCCCTCGAATGTTTCGCAGGCCGAGGCCGACATGCTGACCGCGCTCGACCACTGGGAACGCCGTGCCGGGCTCACGCGCATCTCGATCAAGCCGCAATGGAAACAGCCCGAGGACGATTACATGACGCTCGAATGCCGCGTGGATTATACCGGTGACATGTCGCGCATTTCCCGGTTTCTTTATGAGGTGGAAAATGATCGCATGGGCGTGAAAGTGGATAACGTGGAAATTTCGTCGCGCGACGATTCCGGGCGCACGCTCTCGCTCGGCCTCGAAGTCAGCGGCCTGCTCCTCAACCCGCCCCCGCAACCCCAATGA
- a CDS encoding secretin N-terminal domain-containing protein, which produces MKKTLLLIGLAGALCATATLRAANDTNTAEAATVAAPTTTGDDQPLPPPPPDDAAAPDNNAAPPAPADVSAPSTPSTPATTTPSTPSFTPAVTSPSAPVYVPDTNVIVPVPTGVRGLHLNFRNAPLEAVLNYMSAAAGFIIHPKTDISGKVTVWSEQPLTSDEAVKLLTRILNDNGYTLLPEGRTLTIIRTSDARFNNIPVIVNPDPATIPTTADIVTQIIPVHSLNVVQLVKDLDPLRPPDTTITADDSANSLVITGTQANIHRFAQIIAGLDSVNSSSATVKVYPLKYADSKALATLITSLFPTPDSQGGRGGGGGGLFGRFRGGGGGGFNPFGGGGGGGGDDAVNNGHTPTAKVTAVSDDHSNSLVVSVPDSLIATIDDLVAQVDTAVENSTIMKVFHLKNADPSEMADLLTALYPDDTGSADASQTRFGFGGFPFGNRGGRQQNSSNAESDRMKKMAHVSAVADKRTSSLVVTADTNVMDQIQVMIDDLDARNDRKMAVHIIPLDYADPIDVQTILQDIYPATSAAGGSSRIGSSSASSTSNPLLNRANTLLQQQNNTSQSSAFGSGATGGTGKAF; this is translated from the coding sequence ATGAAAAAAACTCTTTTACTGATCGGACTGGCCGGCGCGTTGTGCGCCACGGCGACTTTGCGCGCCGCCAATGATACCAATACAGCAGAGGCGGCAACCGTCGCCGCCCCGACCACGACCGGCGACGATCAACCGCTGCCGCCGCCACCGCCGGATGATGCCGCCGCGCCCGACAACAATGCCGCCCCGCCGGCTCCCGCCGACGTGTCCGCGCCGTCCACGCCATCCACACCTGCGACAACGACGCCATCCACTCCGTCATTTACGCCGGCGGTGACCTCGCCCTCCGCGCCGGTGTATGTTCCCGACACGAATGTCATTGTGCCGGTGCCGACCGGTGTGCGCGGGTTGCATTTGAACTTCCGCAATGCGCCTTTGGAAGCCGTGTTGAATTACATGAGCGCGGCGGCGGGTTTCATCATTCATCCCAAGACCGACATCAGCGGCAAAGTCACCGTCTGGAGCGAACAGCCGCTGACCAGTGACGAAGCGGTGAAATTACTCACGCGCATTCTCAACGATAACGGTTACACGTTGCTGCCCGAAGGCCGCACGCTGACGATCATCCGCACTTCAGACGCGAGGTTTAATAATATCCCGGTCATCGTGAATCCCGATCCCGCGACCATTCCTACGACGGCGGACATCGTGACCCAGATCATTCCGGTGCATAGCCTGAACGTCGTGCAATTAGTCAAAGACCTCGACCCGTTGCGCCCGCCGGACACGACCATCACGGCGGATGACTCCGCCAATTCGCTGGTGATCACCGGCACGCAAGCCAACATCCATCGCTTCGCCCAGATCATCGCCGGACTTGATTCGGTAAATTCCAGCAGCGCCACCGTCAAGGTGTATCCGTTGAAATATGCGGATTCAAAAGCGCTGGCGACTTTGATCACGTCTCTGTTTCCGACTCCCGATTCGCAGGGTGGTCGCGGTGGTGGCGGTGGCGGGCTTTTTGGACGTTTCCGCGGTGGCGGTGGCGGCGGGTTCAACCCATTCGGCGGCGGAGGTGGTGGCGGTGGCGATGATGCCGTCAACAATGGCCATACCCCGACGGCGAAGGTCACGGCGGTTTCGGATGACCACAGCAATTCCCTCGTCGTGAGCGTGCCGGACAGTTTGATCGCCACGATTGACGACCTCGTGGCCCAGGTGGATACGGCGGTCGAAAATTCAACGATCATGAAAGTGTTTCATCTCAAGAATGCCGATCCTTCGGAAATGGCGGATTTGCTCACGGCGTTGTATCCCGATGACACCGGCTCGGCCGATGCCAGCCAAACACGCTTCGGTTTTGGTGGTTTTCCCTTTGGCAACCGGGGAGGAAGACAGCAAAATTCCAGCAACGCCGAGAGTGACCGCATGAAAAAAATGGCCCACGTCAGCGCCGTCGCGGACAAGCGCACTTCGTCGCTCGTGGTGACTGCGGACACGAACGTCATGGACCAGATCCAGGTCATGATTGACGACCTGGATGCGCGCAACGACCGCAAGATGGCCGTGCATATCATCCCGCTGGATTACGCGGACCCGATAGACGTGCAGACGATCTTGCAGGACATCTATCCGGCGACGAGCGCGGCGGGCGGCAGTTCGCGCATCGGCAGCAGTTCGGCCAGTTCCACCAGCAATCCGCTGTTGAACCGCGCCAATACGCTTTTGCAGCAACAGAATAATACCTCCCAGTCCTCGGCCTTTGGCAGCGGCGCAACCGGCGGCACGGGCAAGGCCTTTTAA